The following proteins are encoded in a genomic region of Lathamus discolor isolate bLatDis1 unplaced genomic scaffold, bLatDis1.hap1 Scaffold_204, whole genome shotgun sequence:
- the BICRA gene encoding BRD4-interacting chromatin-remodeling complex-associated protein isoform X3, whose product MDDEDGRCLLDVICDPQALNDFLHGSEKIDSDDLLDNTGDAASSFFEGAGLHVQEASGNHLSTEQNQPAASVDLDFLEDDILGSPSSTGANLANSDQPCDILQQSLQEANITEQTLEAEAELDLGSFQLPTLQPVVQATSDGTPQIFSGGADLIGLQQPTVLTHQALVQQSVGADVVNKAISVQPFLQQVGLGNVTIQPISNLQGLPNGSPSGTLGIGPIQVVGQQVMAINQSAQQIIAKQVQPSQVATMPVGSYITQPAPEQQQVTLASTGVSPQGAGLVIQKNLPTVATTTLNGNSMFGSVAGAQGSQPLTVTSNLSSPLVQAQNVIIHRTPTPIQPKPAGVLQQKLYQITPKPFASNNTTLTIQNEAALQQQKAQQNLTFMASKPGQNVVLSGFPQGLPANVFKQPPPQQQALSKPMSVHLLNQGSSIVIPAQHVPQAMLQGQNQFLLPGQLAGASTVQLPQQLSALQANMGGQILTASHPGGQAHIITSQGPGGQLLTNQALPAQLLTNQNITSPLNLGQVLTSQSAHGTAHILSAPIQLQAGQVGQPALFQMPVSLAGSLSTQSQPVIQGVTLPNQVAMLNATESMGQAVSIQPSAATTSQSPGLGQAQASTGTNLLASTEQASILTVQTSQAAPLQLNVPPAPPSQPPVTSQASPTLASSPEKIILGQAAPGAVINQDSMQMFLQQGIILQPKQPPASQAPTALAPFGTSAPSVLVSGPGQPVTVTVTTTTTTATAGITAPAPAESKTFASVSTPIPAGKGAVAQGKPGTPLAIQQPVQPKPGVISSVPGLNLGKGPLQIQVVGKGIPQLVPSGPVQGQQLYDTKLGLKKAPTLQPSKEACFLEQLHKHQGSVLHPDYKTAFRSFDDALQRLLPYHVYQGMLPSAHDYRKVDEEFEVVSTQLLKRTQAMLNKYRLLLLEESRRVSPSAEMVMIDRMFIQEEKTTLALDKQLAKEKPDEYVSSSSRAPGVPSSSSSSSSSSSSSSSTSVSSTTPTPESLKAPPVPTPMVHPTKLVIKHSGGSPSVTWAKASPAPLDGDEDALPSRSKPPIKTYEARSRIGLKLKIKQEAGLSKVVHNTALDPVHQPPSTCRVIRATGATMNGSIDHGTSGMSDKKPVVTYCRLPLRKTYRENVDAFLGEKGPDPASKGTKAEPIPASGSNAKQEDGSRSVITSHRSREKPMEKSRLEESSKLLVPSKPEDSTSGLMKELAEVEEDFYHGMIKPEPPDQSAGPELHWEAPFPAAKRRKSESLEVDNASFSSDSPQDDALNEHLQSAIDSILNLQQHPGASQSIRTPSSSYNSSSSPFSSPAHRTDTFVAAPNHNGGLGARTLTR is encoded by the exons ATGGATGATGAAGACGGCCGGTGCCTGCTAGATGTAATCTG CGATCCTCAGGCCTTGAACGACTTCCTCCATGGATCTGAAAAG ATTGACAGTGATGATCTCCTGGACAACACCGGAGATGCAGCCAGCTCCTTCTTTGAAGGTGCTGGG CTCCACGTCCAGGAGGCCTCTGGGAACCACCTCAGCACGGAGCAGAACCAACCGGCGGCCAGCGTGGACCTGGACTTCTTAGAAGATGACATTTTGGGGTCCCCATCCAGCACCGGGGCCAACCTGGCCAACTCGGACCAACCCTGCGACATCCTCCAGCAGAGCCTCCAAGAGGCCAACATCACCGAGCAGACCCTGGAAGCAGAAGCTGAACTGGACCTGGGCTCCTTCCAGCTCCCCACGCTCCAACCCGTGGTGCAGGCGACGTCCGACGGCACCCCCCAAATCTTCTCCGGTGGGGCCGACCTCATCGGGCTGCAGCAACCCACGGTGCTCACCCACCAAGCGCTGGTGCAGCAGTCGGTGGGGGCTGATGTGGTCAACAAGGCTATCAGCGTCcagcccttcctgcagcaggTCGGGTTGGGGAACGTCACCATCCAACCCATCTCCAACCTTCAAGGCTTGCCCAACGGCAGCCCCAGCGGGACCTTGGGCATCGGGCCCATCCAAGTGGTGGGGCAGCAAGTGATGGCCATCAACCAGTCGGCGCAGCAGATCATCGCCAAGCAGGTCCAACCGTCCCAAGTGGCCACCATGCCCGTCGGGAGCTACATCACCCAGCCGGCACCCGAGCAGCAGCAGGTCACCCTGGCCTCAACGGGGGTCTCTCCTCAAGGTGCCGGTCTCGTCATCCAGAAGAACCTGCCCACGGTGGCCACCACGACGCTCAACGGCAATTCCATGTTCGGAAGCGTCGCCGGCGCTCAAGGCTCCCAACCTCTCACGGTCACCTCCAACCTGAGCAGCCCTTTGGTGCAAGCCCAGAACGTCATCATCCATAGGACGCCGAcccccatccaacccaaacctgccGGGGTCCTCCAGCAGAAGCTCTACCAGATCACCCCCAAGCCCTTTGCTTCCAACAACACCACTTTGACCATCCAGAACGAAGCCgccctccagcagcagaaggcCCAGCAGAACCTCACCTTCATGGCCAGCAAACCGGGGCAGAACGTGGTCCTCTCGGGCTTCCCCCAAGGCCTCCCAGCCAACGTCTTCAAGCAgcccccaccccagcagcaaGCCCTCAGCAAACCCATGAGCGTCCACTTGCTGaaccagggcagcagcatcGTCATCCCGGCCCAACACGTCCCTCAGGCCATGCTGCAGGGCCAGAACCAGTTCCTCCTCCCCGGCCAACTGGCCGGTGCCTCCACCGTGCAGCTCCCGCAGCAGCTCTCGGCTCTTCAGGCCAATATGGGCGGCCAGATTCTGACCGCTTCCCATCCTGGTGGCCAAGCCCACATCATAACCAGCCAAGGGCCCGGTGGGCAACTCTTGACCAACCAAGCGTTGCCGGCGCAGCTCCTCACCAACCAGAACATCACCAGTCCGCTGAACCTGGGCCAGGTCCTGACGTCGCAGAGCGCCCACGGCACCGCTCACATCCTCTCGGCTCCCATCCAGCTCCAGGCTGGCCAGGTGGGCCAACCGGCCCTCTTCCAGATGCCCGTCTCCTTAGCGGGCAGCTTGAGCACCCAAAGCCAACCGGTGATCCAAGGGGTGACGTTGCCCAACCAAGTGGCCATGCTCAACGCCACCGAGAGCATGGGCCAAGCGGTGAGCATCCAACCTTctgctgccaccaccagccAAAGCCCTGGCCTTGGGCAAGCGCAGGCAAGCACGGGCACCAACCTCTTGGCCAGCACCGAGCAGGCGTCCATCCTGACGGTGCAGACCTCCCAAgctgctcctctccagctcaACGTCCCACCAGCACCTCCGAGCCAACCGCCCGTCACTTCCCAAGCCAGCCCCACGTTGGCTTCCAGCCCGGAGAAGATCATCCTAGGACAAGCAGCCCCCGGCGCCGTCATCAACCAGGACTCCATGCAGATGTTCCTGCAGCAG GGCATCATCCTGCAGCCGAAGCAGCCCCCGGCCAGCCAGGCCCCCACCGCGCTCGCCCCGTTTGGCACCTCGGCCCCCTCGGTGCTGGTGAGTGGCCCGGGGCAGCCAGTGACGGTGACGGTGACAACCACGACCACCACGGCCACTGCAG GAATCACGGCCCCGGCGCCTGCCGAGAGCAAAACCTTCGCCAGTGTTTCCACCCCGATTCCTGCTGGGAAAGGGGCCGTGGCCCAGGGAAAGCCGGGAACGCCGCTCGCCATACAGCAGCCAGTGCAG CCGAAGCCCGGAGTGATCAGCTCCGTCCCGGGCCTGAACCTCGGGAAGGGCCCTTTGCAGATCCAAGTGGTCGGGAAGGGAATTCCGCAGCTCGTGCCCTCGGGCCCTGTGCAGGGCCAGCAGCTG TACGACACCAAACTGGGACTGAAGAAAGCCCCCACGCTCCAACCCAGCAAAGAAGCTTG TTTCCTGGAGCAGCTCCACAAGCACCAGGGCTCCGTGCTGCATCCCGACTACAAGACGGCATTCCGCTCCTTCGATGATGCCCTGCAGCGGCTCCTGCCCTACCACGTCTACCAGGGAATGCTGCCCTCGGCCCACGACTACCGCAAGG TGGACGAGGAGTTCGAGGTGGTCTCCACGCAGCTGCTCAAGCGCACCCAGGCCATGCTCAACAAGTaccggctgctgctgctcgaGGAGTCCCGG AGGGTCAGCCCATCAGCCGAGATGGTGATGATCGACCGCATGTTCATCCAGGAGGAGAAGACCACGTTGGCCCTCGACAAGCAGCTGGCCAAGGAGAAGCCAG aCGAATacgtctcctcctcctcccgcgCTCCCGGcgttccctcctcctcttcctcctcctcctcctcttcctcctcctcttcctccacctCGGTCTCCAGCACCACCCCAACCCCGGAGAGCCTGAAGGCCCCCCCGGTGCCCACCCCCATGGTCCACCCCACCAAACTGGTCATCAAACACAGCGGGGGCTCCCCGTCGGTCACTTGGGCCAAAGCCAGCCCGGCTCCAttggatggggatgaggatgcgCTTCCATCCCGGAGCAAACCTCCCATCAAGACCTACGAAGCCCGGAGCAGGATTGGGCTCAAGCTGAAGATCAAACAGGAGGCTGGGTTAAGCAAAGTGGTCCATAACACGGCGCTGGACCCCGTGCACCAACCACCCAGCACGTGTCGGGTTATCCGAGCCACCGGAGCCACCATGAACGGCTCCATTGACCATGGAACGTCGGGAATGAGCGACAAGAAACCCGTGGTCACCTATTGCCGTTTGCCTCTCCGGAAAACCTATCGGGAGAACGTGGATGCTTTCCTAGGGGAGAAAGGCCCCGATCCTGCCTCCAAAGGCACCAAAGCGGAGCCCATCCCGGCTTCCGGAAGCAACGCGAAGCAGGAGGATGGCTCCCGGAGCGTCATCACATCCCATAGGAGCCGGGAGAAGCCGATGGAGAAGAGCCGCTTGGAGGAGAGCTCCAAGCTCTTGGTGCCAAGCAAGCCCGAAGACTCCACCAGTGGCCTTATGAAGGAGCTCGCGGAGGTGGAAGAGGACTTTTACCATGGAATGATCAAACCGGAACCTCCGGATCAAAGCGCCGGGCCGGAACTCCATTGGGAAGCGCCATTCCCGGCGGCCAAACGCCGCAAGTCGGAATCCTTGGAAGTGGATAACGCCAGCTTCTCCAGCGATAGCCCTCAAGACGATGCCCTCAATGAGCATCTCCAAAGCGCCATCGACAGCATCCTCAACCTCCAGCAGCATCCCGGCGCTTCCCAAAGCATCCGGACGCCTTCCTCTTCCTAcaattcctcctcttcccccttttcctcGCCCGCCCACCGCACGGACACCTTCGTCGCTGCCCCCAACCACAACGGTGGCCTTGGAGCCAGGACGTTGACCAGATAA
- the BICRA gene encoding BRD4-interacting chromatin-remodeling complex-associated protein isoform X1 — MDDEDGRCLLDVICDPQALNDFLHGSEKIDSDDLLDNTGDAASSFFEGAGLHVQEASGNHLSTEQNQPAASVDLDFLEDDILGSPSSTGANLANSDQPCDILQQSLQEANITEQTLEAEAELDLGSFQLPTLQPVVQATSDGTPQIFSGGADLIGLQQPTVLTHQALVQQSVGADVVNKAISVQPFLQQVGLGNVTIQPISNLQGLPNGSPSGTLGIGPIQVVGQQVMAINQSAQQIIAKQVQPSQVATMPVGSYITQPAPEQQQVTLASTGVSPQGAGLVIQKNLPTVATTTLNGNSMFGSVAGAQGSQPLTVTSNLSSPLVQAQNVIIHRTPTPIQPKPAGVLQQKLYQITPKPFASNNTTLTIQNEAALQQQKAQQNLTFMASKPGQNVVLSGFPQGLPANVFKQPPPQQQALSKPMSVHLLNQGSSIVIPAQHVPQAMLQGQNQFLLPGQLAGASTVQLPQQLSALQANMGGQILTASHPGGQAHIITSQGPGGQLLTNQALPAQLLTNQNITSPLNLGQVLTSQSAHGTAHILSAPIQLQAGQVGQPALFQMPVSLAGSLSTQSQPVIQGVTLPNQVAMLNATESMGQAVSIQPSAATTSQSPGLGQAQASTGTNLLASTEQASILTVQTSQAAPLQLNVPPAPPSQPPVTSQASPTLASSPEKIILGQAAPGAVINQDSMQMFLQQQKLPGASPSPSLPHPPLGDTPQLPASHLSQIPSRPPSQPQPLSRPPSQPQSLSRPPSEPLARPCTPQAPLYLIPNQLPSSSSSSSPLAGGQHPLRPPSQPQAAFPAAQPDAEIPHSHSPHFQLQFQAQSQLKPPAPSHTLHLSTEQQRSFPMVPSQFQTLPAIPNPAPQQKQILDRFQQGIILQPKQPPASQAPTALAPFGTSAPSVLVSGPGQPVTVTVTTTTTTATAGITAPAPAESKTFASVSTPIPAGKGAVAQGKPGTPLAIQQPVQPKPGVISSVPGLNLGKGPLQIQVVGKGIPQLVPSGPVQGQQLYDTKLGLKKAPTLQPSKEACFLEQLHKHQGSVLHPDYKTAFRSFDDALQRLLPYHVYQGMLPSAHDYRKVDEEFEVVSTQLLKRTQAMLNKYRLLLLEESRRVSPSAEMVMIDRMFIQEEKTTLALDKQLAKEKPDEYVSSSSRAPGVPSSSSSSSSSSSSSSSTSVSSTTPTPESLKAPPVPTPMVHPTKLVIKHSGGSPSVTWAKASPAPLDGDEDALPSRSKPPIKTYEARSRIGLKLKIKQEAGLSKVVHNTALDPVHQPPSTCRVIRATGATMNGSIDHGTSGMSDKKPVVTYCRLPLRKTYRENVDAFLGEKGPDPASKGTKAEPIPASGSNAKQEDGSRSVITSHRSREKPMEKSRLEESSKLLVPSKPEDSTSGLMKELAEVEEDFYHGMIKPEPPDQSAGPELHWEAPFPAAKRRKSESLEVDNASFSSDSPQDDALNEHLQSAIDSILNLQQHPGASQSIRTPSSSYNSSSSPFSSPAHRTDTFVAAPNHNGGLGARTLTR; from the exons ATGGATGATGAAGACGGCCGGTGCCTGCTAGATGTAATCTG CGATCCTCAGGCCTTGAACGACTTCCTCCATGGATCTGAAAAG ATTGACAGTGATGATCTCCTGGACAACACCGGAGATGCAGCCAGCTCCTTCTTTGAAGGTGCTGGG CTCCACGTCCAGGAGGCCTCTGGGAACCACCTCAGCACGGAGCAGAACCAACCGGCGGCCAGCGTGGACCTGGACTTCTTAGAAGATGACATTTTGGGGTCCCCATCCAGCACCGGGGCCAACCTGGCCAACTCGGACCAACCCTGCGACATCCTCCAGCAGAGCCTCCAAGAGGCCAACATCACCGAGCAGACCCTGGAAGCAGAAGCTGAACTGGACCTGGGCTCCTTCCAGCTCCCCACGCTCCAACCCGTGGTGCAGGCGACGTCCGACGGCACCCCCCAAATCTTCTCCGGTGGGGCCGACCTCATCGGGCTGCAGCAACCCACGGTGCTCACCCACCAAGCGCTGGTGCAGCAGTCGGTGGGGGCTGATGTGGTCAACAAGGCTATCAGCGTCcagcccttcctgcagcaggTCGGGTTGGGGAACGTCACCATCCAACCCATCTCCAACCTTCAAGGCTTGCCCAACGGCAGCCCCAGCGGGACCTTGGGCATCGGGCCCATCCAAGTGGTGGGGCAGCAAGTGATGGCCATCAACCAGTCGGCGCAGCAGATCATCGCCAAGCAGGTCCAACCGTCCCAAGTGGCCACCATGCCCGTCGGGAGCTACATCACCCAGCCGGCACCCGAGCAGCAGCAGGTCACCCTGGCCTCAACGGGGGTCTCTCCTCAAGGTGCCGGTCTCGTCATCCAGAAGAACCTGCCCACGGTGGCCACCACGACGCTCAACGGCAATTCCATGTTCGGAAGCGTCGCCGGCGCTCAAGGCTCCCAACCTCTCACGGTCACCTCCAACCTGAGCAGCCCTTTGGTGCAAGCCCAGAACGTCATCATCCATAGGACGCCGAcccccatccaacccaaacctgccGGGGTCCTCCAGCAGAAGCTCTACCAGATCACCCCCAAGCCCTTTGCTTCCAACAACACCACTTTGACCATCCAGAACGAAGCCgccctccagcagcagaaggcCCAGCAGAACCTCACCTTCATGGCCAGCAAACCGGGGCAGAACGTGGTCCTCTCGGGCTTCCCCCAAGGCCTCCCAGCCAACGTCTTCAAGCAgcccccaccccagcagcaaGCCCTCAGCAAACCCATGAGCGTCCACTTGCTGaaccagggcagcagcatcGTCATCCCGGCCCAACACGTCCCTCAGGCCATGCTGCAGGGCCAGAACCAGTTCCTCCTCCCCGGCCAACTGGCCGGTGCCTCCACCGTGCAGCTCCCGCAGCAGCTCTCGGCTCTTCAGGCCAATATGGGCGGCCAGATTCTGACCGCTTCCCATCCTGGTGGCCAAGCCCACATCATAACCAGCCAAGGGCCCGGTGGGCAACTCTTGACCAACCAAGCGTTGCCGGCGCAGCTCCTCACCAACCAGAACATCACCAGTCCGCTGAACCTGGGCCAGGTCCTGACGTCGCAGAGCGCCCACGGCACCGCTCACATCCTCTCGGCTCCCATCCAGCTCCAGGCTGGCCAGGTGGGCCAACCGGCCCTCTTCCAGATGCCCGTCTCCTTAGCGGGCAGCTTGAGCACCCAAAGCCAACCGGTGATCCAAGGGGTGACGTTGCCCAACCAAGTGGCCATGCTCAACGCCACCGAGAGCATGGGCCAAGCGGTGAGCATCCAACCTTctgctgccaccaccagccAAAGCCCTGGCCTTGGGCAAGCGCAGGCAAGCACGGGCACCAACCTCTTGGCCAGCACCGAGCAGGCGTCCATCCTGACGGTGCAGACCTCCCAAgctgctcctctccagctcaACGTCCCACCAGCACCTCCGAGCCAACCGCCCGTCACTTCCCAAGCCAGCCCCACGTTGGCTTCCAGCCCGGAGAAGATCATCCTAGGACAAGCAGCCCCCGGCGCCGTCATCAACCAGGACTCCATGCAGATGTTCCTGCAGCAG CAGAAGCTCCCTGGAGCATCCCCGTCCCCTTCGCTACCTCATCCTCCCCTTGGGGACACCCCGCAGCTCCCGGCTTCCCACCTCTCCCAAATCCCATCCCGCCCCCcttcccaaccccaaccccTTTCCCGACCCCCTTCCCAACCCCAATCCCTTTCCCGGCCCCCTTCGGAGCCGCTCGCCCGGCCCTGCACCCCGCAAGCCCCGTTGTACCTCATTCCCAACCAGttaccctcctcctcctcctcctcctcccccttgGCGGGGGGGCAGCACCCGCTGCGGCCCCCATCCCAACCCCAAGCGGCATTCCCAGCGGCACAGCCCGACGCCGAGATCCCGCATTCCCATTCCCCCCACTTCCAGCTGCAATTCCAAGCCCAAAGCCAGCTCAAGCCCCCCGCTCCCAGCCACACTCTGCACCTAAGCAcggagcagcagaggagcttCCCGATGGTCCCGAGCCAATTCCAAACCCTCCCGGCTATTCCCAATCCCGCTCCTCAACAGAAGCAAATACTGGACAGGTTCCAGCAG GGCATCATCCTGCAGCCGAAGCAGCCCCCGGCCAGCCAGGCCCCCACCGCGCTCGCCCCGTTTGGCACCTCGGCCCCCTCGGTGCTGGTGAGTGGCCCGGGGCAGCCAGTGACGGTGACGGTGACAACCACGACCACCACGGCCACTGCAG GAATCACGGCCCCGGCGCCTGCCGAGAGCAAAACCTTCGCCAGTGTTTCCACCCCGATTCCTGCTGGGAAAGGGGCCGTGGCCCAGGGAAAGCCGGGAACGCCGCTCGCCATACAGCAGCCAGTGCAG CCGAAGCCCGGAGTGATCAGCTCCGTCCCGGGCCTGAACCTCGGGAAGGGCCCTTTGCAGATCCAAGTGGTCGGGAAGGGAATTCCGCAGCTCGTGCCCTCGGGCCCTGTGCAGGGCCAGCAGCTG TACGACACCAAACTGGGACTGAAGAAAGCCCCCACGCTCCAACCCAGCAAAGAAGCTTG TTTCCTGGAGCAGCTCCACAAGCACCAGGGCTCCGTGCTGCATCCCGACTACAAGACGGCATTCCGCTCCTTCGATGATGCCCTGCAGCGGCTCCTGCCCTACCACGTCTACCAGGGAATGCTGCCCTCGGCCCACGACTACCGCAAGG TGGACGAGGAGTTCGAGGTGGTCTCCACGCAGCTGCTCAAGCGCACCCAGGCCATGCTCAACAAGTaccggctgctgctgctcgaGGAGTCCCGG AGGGTCAGCCCATCAGCCGAGATGGTGATGATCGACCGCATGTTCATCCAGGAGGAGAAGACCACGTTGGCCCTCGACAAGCAGCTGGCCAAGGAGAAGCCAG aCGAATacgtctcctcctcctcccgcgCTCCCGGcgttccctcctcctcttcctcctcctcctcctcttcctcctcctcttcctccacctCGGTCTCCAGCACCACCCCAACCCCGGAGAGCCTGAAGGCCCCCCCGGTGCCCACCCCCATGGTCCACCCCACCAAACTGGTCATCAAACACAGCGGGGGCTCCCCGTCGGTCACTTGGGCCAAAGCCAGCCCGGCTCCAttggatggggatgaggatgcgCTTCCATCCCGGAGCAAACCTCCCATCAAGACCTACGAAGCCCGGAGCAGGATTGGGCTCAAGCTGAAGATCAAACAGGAGGCTGGGTTAAGCAAAGTGGTCCATAACACGGCGCTGGACCCCGTGCACCAACCACCCAGCACGTGTCGGGTTATCCGAGCCACCGGAGCCACCATGAACGGCTCCATTGACCATGGAACGTCGGGAATGAGCGACAAGAAACCCGTGGTCACCTATTGCCGTTTGCCTCTCCGGAAAACCTATCGGGAGAACGTGGATGCTTTCCTAGGGGAGAAAGGCCCCGATCCTGCCTCCAAAGGCACCAAAGCGGAGCCCATCCCGGCTTCCGGAAGCAACGCGAAGCAGGAGGATGGCTCCCGGAGCGTCATCACATCCCATAGGAGCCGGGAGAAGCCGATGGAGAAGAGCCGCTTGGAGGAGAGCTCCAAGCTCTTGGTGCCAAGCAAGCCCGAAGACTCCACCAGTGGCCTTATGAAGGAGCTCGCGGAGGTGGAAGAGGACTTTTACCATGGAATGATCAAACCGGAACCTCCGGATCAAAGCGCCGGGCCGGAACTCCATTGGGAAGCGCCATTCCCGGCGGCCAAACGCCGCAAGTCGGAATCCTTGGAAGTGGATAACGCCAGCTTCTCCAGCGATAGCCCTCAAGACGATGCCCTCAATGAGCATCTCCAAAGCGCCATCGACAGCATCCTCAACCTCCAGCAGCATCCCGGCGCTTCCCAAAGCATCCGGACGCCTTCCTCTTCCTAcaattcctcctcttcccccttttcctcGCCCGCCCACCGCACGGACACCTTCGTCGCTGCCCCCAACCACAACGGTGGCCTTGGAGCCAGGACGTTGACCAGATAA